A genomic region of Lysinibacillus sp. 2017 contains the following coding sequences:
- the ltrA gene encoding group II intron reverse transcriptase/maturase, which translates to MDGLINVIVNRDNLNDAFEKVRKNKGAAGVDAKDIEATRQYLKENKVQIIEAIRAGKYKPQPVRRVEIPKPDGGKRLLGIPTVTDRVIQQAVVQVLTPILDPKFSNFSYGFRPNKSAHQAIEQARNYIEEGYTYVVDIDLEKFFDKVQHDKLMSLMAKYILCKPTLKLIRSFLNAGTMIDGTFIYAKEGTPQGGPLSPLLSNVILHELDKELEKRQHKFVRYADDCNIYVKSVKAGERVKEGVTSFIEKKLKLKVNEEKSAVGKPRARIFLGVSFYKYRGEIKVYVPKKSKKRFEEKLKDITNRNYSIDMESRIQKINYLIQGWGNYFKVADIQSYANKIDSHIRRRLRACRWKEWKRTISKYRNLKRLGISHNDAYKMANTRKGYWRSSNNPIVNRALDNKYWLKLKLKNLATIINPT; encoded by the coding sequence ATGGATGGATTAATCAACGTTATAGTAAACAGAGATAATTTGAATGATGCTTTTGAGAAAGTGCGTAAAAACAAAGGTGCAGCCGGTGTCGATGCGAAAGATATAGAGGCAACCCGCCAATACTTAAAAGAAAATAAAGTCCAAATTATCGAAGCAATTCGAGCAGGAAAATACAAACCTCAACCAGTTAGAAGGGTGGAAATCCCAAAACCTGATGGAGGAAAACGACTTCTAGGAATCCCGACGGTTACAGACCGTGTCATTCAACAAGCAGTCGTGCAAGTATTAACCCCAATACTAGACCCAAAGTTTAGTAATTTTAGTTATGGATTTCGTCCGAACAAAAGCGCTCATCAAGCAATCGAACAAGCAAGAAACTATATTGAAGAAGGCTATACGTATGTCGTAGACATAGACCTAGAGAAATTCTTTGATAAAGTTCAACATGATAAGCTGATGTCACTTATGGCGAAATATATTTTATGTAAACCAACCTTGAAATTAATAAGAAGCTTCTTAAATGCAGGAACCATGATAGATGGAACGTTTATTTACGCAAAAGAAGGAACACCACAGGGTGGACCATTAAGTCCACTATTGAGTAATGTGATTCTTCATGAACTGGATAAAGAGCTAGAGAAACGCCAACATAAATTCGTGCGCTACGCAGATGACTGCAACATCTACGTCAAAAGCGTAAAAGCGGGAGAACGAGTTAAGGAAGGCGTCACATCATTTATCGAAAAGAAACTTAAATTAAAAGTAAATGAAGAGAAATCAGCAGTGGGAAAGCCGAGAGCACGTATATTTTTGGGTGTGAGCTTCTATAAATACAGAGGTGAAATCAAGGTATACGTGCCAAAGAAATCAAAGAAGCGTTTCGAAGAAAAGCTGAAGGACATTACGAACCGTAATTACTCAATTGATATGGAATCGCGCATTCAGAAAATTAACTACTTAATTCAAGGATGGGGAAACTATTTCAAAGTTGCCGACATACAGTCTTACGCTAACAAAATAGATAGCCATATTCGAAGAAGATTAAGGGCATGTCGATGGAAAGAATGGAAAAGAACCATATCAAAATATAGAAACCTCAAAAGATTAGGAATCAGCCATAACGATGCCTATAAAATGGCCAATACCCGCAAAGGGTACTGGCGCTCCTCGAACAATCCAATCGTCAATCGAGCATTAGACAATAAATATTGGTTAAAACTCAAGTTGAAGAACCTCGCTACAATCATAAATCCAACATAA
- the lpdA gene encoding dihydrolipoyl dehydrogenase — translation MVVGDFPIELDTLVVGSGPGGYVAAIRAAQTGQKVTVVERGALGGVCLNVGCIPSKALISVGHRFEHAQHSDDMGVVASEVKLDWSKAQAFKDSVVKKLVGGVEGLLKGNKVDVVKGEAYFVDGNTVRVIDGEKAQTYTFKNCILATGSRPIEIPTFKFTKRVVSSTGALSFPEVPGKLVVIGGGYIGTELGSAYANLGSQVTIIEGGKDILAGFEKQMTQIVKKGLKKKGVEVVVGASAKGVEETESGVVVTYEADGQEKTVEADYVLVTVGRRPNTDELGLEQIGIKYAERGLLEVDKQGRTSVPSIFAIGDIVSGPQLAHKASYEGKVAAEAIAGEPSVVDYLAIPAVCFTDPEMATVGYSEEQAKAEGLEVKAAKFPFAANGRALALNATEGFVKLVARKEDGLLVGAQIVGVGASDMIAEMATAIEAGMTAEDIALTIHAHPTLGEITMEAAEVLLGNPIHIVTK, via the coding sequence ATGGTAGTAGGAGATTTTCCAATCGAATTAGATACTCTTGTAGTAGGGTCAGGTCCTGGGGGTTACGTTGCAGCGATTCGCGCAGCACAAACAGGTCAAAAAGTAACAGTCGTTGAGCGTGGCGCATTAGGGGGCGTATGCTTAAACGTAGGTTGTATCCCATCAAAAGCTTTAATCTCTGTTGGTCACCGCTTCGAGCATGCTCAACATTCAGATGATATGGGTGTTGTAGCTTCAGAAGTTAAACTTGACTGGTCTAAAGCACAAGCGTTCAAAGACAGCGTTGTTAAAAAATTAGTAGGCGGCGTTGAAGGCTTATTAAAAGGTAACAAAGTTGATGTTGTTAAAGGTGAAGCTTACTTCGTAGACGGTAACACTGTACGTGTAATCGATGGCGAAAAAGCACAAACTTATACATTCAAAAACTGTATCTTAGCAACAGGATCTCGTCCAATTGAAATTCCAACATTCAAATTTACTAAGCGTGTAGTTAGTTCAACTGGTGCATTATCATTCCCTGAAGTACCAGGTAAATTAGTTGTTATCGGTGGCGGTTATATCGGTACTGAGCTAGGTTCTGCATATGCTAACTTAGGTTCTCAAGTAACGATTATCGAAGGCGGTAAAGACATCTTAGCTGGTTTCGAAAAACAAATGACTCAAATTGTTAAAAAAGGCCTTAAAAAGAAAGGCGTTGAAGTAGTAGTAGGCGCATCTGCTAAAGGTGTTGAAGAAACTGAGTCAGGCGTAGTTGTTACTTATGAAGCTGACGGTCAAGAAAAAACGGTTGAAGCGGATTATGTATTAGTAACTGTAGGTCGTCGTCCAAATACTGATGAATTAGGCTTAGAACAAATCGGTATTAAATATGCTGAGCGCGGTTTATTAGAAGTAGACAAACAAGGTCGTACTTCAGTACCTAGCATCTTTGCTATCGGTGATATTGTTTCAGGTCCACAACTTGCACACAAAGCTTCTTATGAAGGTAAAGTTGCTGCAGAAGCAATCGCTGGTGAACCATCAGTAGTTGACTACTTAGCAATTCCAGCAGTATGCTTCACAGATCCAGAAATGGCTACTGTAGGTTACTCAGAAGAGCAAGCTAAAGCGGAAGGTCTTGAAGTGAAAGCTGCAAAATTCCCATTCGCTGCAAACGGCCGTGCATTAGCACTTAACGCAACAGAAGGTTTCGTGAAACTAGTAGCTCGTAAAGAAGATGGTCTATTAGTAGGTGCTCAAATCGTTGGTGTTGGTGCTTCTGATATGATCGCTGAAATGGCTACTGCTATCGAAGCGGGTATGACTGCGGAAGATATCGCATTAACTATCCATGCTCACCCAACTTTAGGTGAAATTACGATGGAAGCTGCTGAAGTATTATTAGGCAACCCAATCCATATCGTTACTAAATAA
- a CDS encoding dihydrolipoamide acetyltransferase family protein, protein MAFTFRLPDIGEGIHEGEIVKWFVKPGDQVKEDDILAEVQNDKAVVEIPSPVDGTVEEIFVEEGTVAVVGDALIRFDAPGYEDMKLKGDDHHESNEASKTEAQVQATAEAGQNVEKEQVTTDKQEAKKEEAAPVKEVDEASSSKRIIAMPSVRKYAREKGTDIQQVTGTGKNGRILKEDIESFLNGGQASASTVEETQEVSTTSTSTDKAAQAAPVVLEGEFPETREKMSGIRKAIAKAMVHSKHTAPHVTLMDEVDVTELVAHRKQFKDIAAEQGVKLTYLPYVVKALISTLRKYPEFNRSLDDATQEIIQKHYYNIGIAADTDKGLLVPVLKHADHKSVFGLSAEINELAVKARDGKLAPHEMKGASMSITNIGSAGGQWFTPVINHPEVAILGIGRISEKPVIKNGEIVAAHVLALSMSFDHRMIDGATAQNALNHLKRLLSEPQLLLMEA, encoded by the coding sequence ATGGCATTTACATTTCGTTTACCAGATATCGGTGAAGGTATTCATGAAGGTGAAATCGTTAAATGGTTCGTTAAACCAGGCGATCAAGTAAAAGAGGATGATATTTTAGCTGAAGTTCAAAATGATAAAGCAGTAGTAGAAATTCCTTCTCCAGTAGATGGAACAGTTGAAGAAATTTTTGTAGAAGAAGGTACAGTTGCTGTTGTAGGCGATGCATTAATTCGCTTTGATGCGCCAGGCTATGAAGACATGAAACTAAAAGGCGACGATCATCACGAATCGAATGAAGCGTCTAAAACAGAAGCACAAGTACAAGCGACGGCTGAAGCTGGTCAAAATGTGGAAAAAGAACAAGTAACTACAGACAAGCAAGAAGCAAAAAAAGAAGAAGCTGCACCAGTGAAAGAAGTGGATGAAGCGTCTTCAAGCAAGCGTATTATTGCAATGCCTTCTGTTCGTAAATATGCACGTGAAAAAGGTACGGATATCCAACAAGTTACAGGTACAGGAAAAAATGGTCGTATCTTAAAAGAAGATATTGAAAGCTTCTTAAATGGTGGCCAGGCGTCTGCTTCTACAGTAGAAGAAACACAAGAAGTTTCGACAACATCTACTTCGACAGACAAAGCAGCACAAGCCGCGCCAGTCGTACTTGAAGGGGAATTCCCTGAAACACGTGAAAAAATGAGCGGTATCCGTAAAGCAATTGCAAAAGCGATGGTTCATTCGAAACATACAGCACCACATGTGACATTAATGGATGAAGTAGATGTAACAGAATTAGTTGCACACCGCAAACAATTCAAAGATATCGCGGCAGAGCAAGGCGTTAAATTAACTTATTTACCGTATGTTGTGAAGGCTTTAATCTCGACTTTACGTAAATATCCTGAATTCAACCGTTCACTAGATGACGCGACACAAGAAATTATTCAAAAACATTACTATAATATAGGTATTGCTGCTGATACAGACAAAGGCTTACTAGTTCCAGTACTTAAGCATGCTGATCACAAATCAGTATTTGGCTTATCTGCAGAAATTAATGAACTAGCTGTAAAAGCACGTGATGGTAAGCTAGCACCGCACGAAATGAAAGGTGCATCAATGTCGATTACAAATATCGGTTCTGCAGGTGGTCAGTGGTTTACACCAGTTATTAACCATCCTGAAGTAGCGATTTTAGGAATTGGTCGAATTTCAGAGAAACCAGTAATAAAAAATGGTGAAATTGTAGCTGCACATGTGTTAGCATTATCAATGAGCTTTGATCATCGTATGATCGATGGTGCGACTGCACAAAACGCTTTAAATCATTTAAAACGTTTATTAAGTGAGCCGCAACTATTATTAATGGAGGCGTAA